A window of Pan paniscus chromosome X, NHGRI_mPanPan1-v2.0_pri, whole genome shotgun sequence genomic DNA:
TTCCAGGGAGCCAACTCCTTGCCCCAGACACTAGTCAATTGCCCCAGCACTTTCTTCACTGATCGTTAGAGGAAAAAAGCTCATGTTTGTtagatttaaaaatcaggaaaaaaatttaacactaaacttgcaaatattttgtggTGTATATTACAGTTACACATTTACTATGTAAGTGCAACTGTAAAACTGAGGAAGTATTCCAAAATGTTGACAGTAGTTAATCCTGAATGACAGAAcccaattattttcattttcttccatttcctaaaTTGTCTTCAATTTCCTCGTACTCCTTGAACATCTGAATTCTAGAACCCCCCCCCCCCAGCAACCCAAGCACAACAAGAATATTGGGAGGTGCCCCAGCTGCAAATAAACTCAGACTTGGAATAGTAGCgcagttttattttctgtagtaACAAACATTTAAGAACCAGATAAAACATGAGGCCCTCCCAGGAAAGTAGCAACTGTGGGAATTCCTGCCCTAGGGAAGGATGGACGCACTGCCTACAAGGAGACGCAAAGTGGGACCTCGCTCCATTTGCCCAGGCCAGGCTTAGCGGGAAACGGGGGGCCCAAAGCGCTGCATGGTCCGCACCACCAGGGAAAGCTGGTCAAGAAAGTTGATGACGGAAATTCGGAGCAGGCGACAGTCTTCAGCTTTCCAGCGGCTAAAAGTgaggggaaaagaaaatcaaattggAGGTGGCAACTCCTGGTCCCTCGCTCTGCCCCTCAGGCACCCAATATAGCAAACCCTTGGGAGCCCTGCCATTACACAGCCCCTCAGGCAGAGACCGGCCCAGCGCACCTGGCGCTCCTTAGGGCTCATCCTTGGATGTCCCCCATGTCTCCATCGGCCGCCTCCCCCAACCCCGTCCCTTTCAGAACTTACACGACCAGGATCCTGCCACTCACTGTGAGATCCTTCCCAACCACCCTTTGGTGGGGCTCGGCATCTGGTGCCAGGGACCCATGGGCGATTTCCGCCTCCAAGGGGGTCGGGAAAGGCACGCTGAGGGTGCTGGGGGTCATTCGGTTAAGGTGCCATCTGATCCGATTTTGCCTATGTCTCAGGCCTTCTTGCTCCTCTGAAGCCCCCTCTCAGGTCACCCTGCCTAGCGTCACCCCCTTCACTCCTTACCTCGCCCAGGCCACCGTTAGCAGAGCTTCTCCCTCCATTTCAATTTCTTCCCCTCCTCCGACCACCTCTGACCGTATATGCCAGCCCCGGTCCCCCCTGCTACCCTTTCCGTCGGCCCCCCGCCCgccctcctttccttctccccgAGTCCAGCCCTCGCTCCGCCGCAAGCAGCCCCCAGCTCGGAAAGGATACAATATGTGCGGCCGCATTCGTGACCCCCTGGCCGCAGACGCGGCGTCTCTGCCCGGACCTGGCGCGTGCGCTGGGGGAGCTCCACCGGCCGGAGCTGCGGCTGTGTCCACACCCCCGCGGCAGCTGTGGCCACCCCGGCCATCCCCGCCGTCAGCGCCTCCGCCTGCGTCTGCATCCGCGTCCCGCATGACCGCCGCCGCGCCGCTCCGACTCCACCCCGGAAGCGCAGGTCCTACGCCCCGCCCTCTCTGTGGCTCCTTCCCGAAGCCCCGCCCCCTGCGCACGACTCCGCCCACACGCGCCTGCGCAGGTCCCTGGAGAGCCTGACTGGCGCGTGGTCAGTTCCCGCCAAGCGGCCCTGCCGGGGGCCTTCTGAGGCCCGGTCAGCGGTTGAGAGGCTGCGGTTTCCTCCAGAAACTCTGCCCCTTCGCGCGTAACTCGATTCCAGAGCGCTGGTGCAAACTGACCCACAGTCGGTCCGGTCCCAGGAAGCCAGCCCTGACGGGGCTTTTGAAGACACCGGGGTCGCCTATCCCAGAGGCGCACCCCGCGAGGCTCCGCCCCTAAGCGCGCCTTGTGACCTTAGCGCGCCTGCACTGGCGGGGCCTTCCCCCTTGTCCCTGGAGGCCCCGGTGAGGCCCTGCGGTGCCTGGACGGCTTCCCGCCCCGTTTCTTACCTGGACCCGAGATCCCCAGGAGATGTGGCACAAC
This region includes:
- the LAGE3 gene encoding EKC/KEOPS complex subunit LAGE3 gives rise to the protein MRDADADAGGGADGGDGRGGHSCRGGVDTAAAPAGGAPPAHAPGPGRDAASAARGSRMRPHIFTLSVPFPTPLEAEIAHGSLAPDAEPHQRVVGKDLTVSGRILVVRWKAEDCRLLRISVINFLDQLSLVVRTMQRFGPPVSR